A genomic window from Phocoena sinus isolate mPhoSin1 chromosome 20, mPhoSin1.pri, whole genome shotgun sequence includes:
- the ZNF594 gene encoding zinc finger protein 594: MKDWKTKMEISEEKDSARAVSERLQRQISQECGLVETGDPQDRLLRYWVSPLEDAVGYPPSQERGIREVNLIPKKAIAGERVHGCKEREKILSAGERPHRYEVCGQSFKQKSEVTEHQKTGNIKKTYECKECGKNFSRSSNLIVHQRIHTGKKPYVCSECGKDFNQSSNLIIHQRIHTGKKPYICHECGKDFNQSSNLARHKRIHNDKNPYECKDCGKAFKGSSKLVLHQRIHSGGKPYVCDECGKAFNQSSDLIIHHRIHTGEKPYECYECGQTFSQSSHLVTHQRIHTGEKPFKCNTCEKAFRQRSRLTEHQRLHSGERPHECHKCGKSFSGRTAFLKHQRLHTVKELECEKACNSDLALIQQQRIHREEKPYECTECGKTFRGSSDLIRHWITHTGEKPYECNECGKAFSQRSHLVTHQKIHTGEKPYQCNECGKAFRQRSLLVQHQRIHSGEKPYECKECGKAFIWRTAFLKHQRLHTGEKLVEVEKTFSKEELLREEWRIRQEVKAYQCNQCGRTFRGSSDLIQHQVTHSGEKPYECKECGKTFNQSSDLMRHHRIHSGEKPYMCNKCGKSFRGSSDLIKHHRVHTREKPYECPECGKAFSQNSHLVSHQRIHTGEKPFECSNCGKAFSGRTAFLKHQKLHTGKELGEHKRVHKQDLF; encoded by the coding sequence ATGAAAGATTGGAAGACAAAGATggaaatttctgaagaaaaagaTTCAGCAAGGGCTGTATCAGAAAGACTCCAAAGACAGATCTCCCAAGAATGTGGGTTAGTTGAAACTGGTGATCCTCAGGACAGGTTATTGAGGTATTGGGTAAGCCCCTTAGAGGATGCAGTGGGATATCCCCCTTCCCAAGAGAGAGGTATCAGGGAAGTGAATCTGATCCCCAAGAAAGCCATTGCAGGAGAGAGAGTCCATGGatgtaaggaaagagaaaaaatactttcTGCAGGAGAAAGACCCCACAGATATGAAGTCTGTGGCCAGAGCTTCAAACAGAAGTCAGAAGTAACTGAACATCAGAAAACTGGTAATATAAAGAAAacctatgaatgtaaggaatgtggaaaaaATTTCAGTCGGAGCTCAAACCTGATCgtacatcagagaattcatacaggAAAGAAACCATATGTATGTAGTGAATGTGGAAAAGACTTTAATCAAAGTTCAAATCTTATtatacatcagagaattcatacaggAAAGAAACCTTATATATGTCATGAATGTGGAAAAGACTTCAATCAGAGCTCTAATCTGGCCCGACATAAGAGAATACATAATGACAAGAATCCATATGAATGTAAAGACTGTGGAAAGGCCTTCAAGGGAAGCTCGAAACTTGTCCTGCACCAGAGAATTCACAGTGGAGGGAAGCCATATGTATGTGATgagtgtgggaaggccttcaaTCAAAGTTCAGATCTTATTATCCATCACAGAAttcacactggggagaaaccctatgaatgttaTGAATGTGGACAAACCTTCAGTCAGAGTTCACACCTTGTCacacatcagagaattcatactggagagaaacccttcAAGTGCAACACCTGTGAAAAGGCCTTCAGGCAGCGTTCACGCCTCACAGAACACCAGAGACTCCACAGTGGGGAGAGACCCCATGAATGTCACAAATGTGGGAAATCCTTCAGTGGGCGCACAGCCTTTCTTAAACATCAGAGACTACATACTGTAAAGGAACTTGAATGTGAAAAAGCCTGCAATTCTGACTTAGCTCTTATCCAACAACAGAGAATTCACAGGGAAGAAAAACCTTATGAATGTACTGAGTGTGGAAAAACCTTCCGAGGAAGTTCAGATCTAATTCGGCATTGGAtaactcacactggagagaaaccctatgaatgtaatgaatgtgggaaagcctttagccAGAGGTCACACCTTGTTACACATCAGAaaattcacactggagagaaaccctatcagtgtaatgaatgtgggaaagccttccgGCAGCGTTCACTCCTTGTCCAGCATCAGAGAATCCACAGtggtgagaaaccctatgaatgtaaggaatgcgGAAAAGCCTTCATCTGGCGCACGGCTTTTCTCAAACATCAGAGacttcatactggagagaaacttGTGGAAGTTGAGAAAACATTTAGCAAGGAAGAGTTGCTTAGAGAAGAGTGGAGAATTCGCCAAGAAGTGAAAGCTTATCAGTGCAATCAGTGTGGTAGAACTTTCCGAGGCAGCTCAGACCTCATCCAACATCAGGTAACTCAttcaggagagaaaccctatgaatgtaaagaatgtgggaaaaCTTTCAATCAGAGCTCAGACCTTATGAGACATCACAGAATTCATAGTGGAGAAAAACCTTATATGTGCAATAAATGTGGGAAATCTTTCAGGGGCAGCTCAGATCTCATTAAACACCACCGTGTTCATACtagagagaaaccctatgaatgccctgaatgtgggaaggccttcagtcAGAACTCACACCTTGTTAGTcaccagagaattcacactggagagaaaccctttgAATGTAGCAactgtgggaaggccttcagtGGGCGCACAGCTTTTCTTAAACATCAGAAACTTCATACTGGAAAGGAGCTTGGGGAACACAAGAGAGTCCACAAACAGGACTTATTCTAA